The region ACTATATTATACTCTTTTATGAAGAAATTAGAGAAGTCCTTTTAAGTATAACAAAATTTCAACTACACTCTCTTGTAACATGGAATAAGAATACCTCAAGGAGTAACTACATAAGAATATACAGAATCAATTCCAAGATTGGCTTCTAACCACAAATCCATCCTATAGACCGTAACTTTGTCCCTGAAGAAATCTATTACACAAGGGATGTACCCTTAACAAATTCTGTGAAAGCTAAAGCAACTAAACCTAACATTGCAATTCTTCCATTCCAAAGCTCTGCATCTGAGGACATAATACTCTTAGATTTAGACTCCACACTAACCCCTTGAGAAAATGGAATCAATGAAGCAAGTGATAACAACACACTTGTCCCCAAGAACCATGCAACTCCACCACCAGATAATTGTTCTGACAAACCCTGCCCTTTTGCTATCTCCACCCCCATTGCTGCTACAAAACCAATCATAGCCAATCTTCCATTGATCCTTTCGGGTGCTGGCCCACTAAATGCCATCAAATCTGAAAACTTTGTGCTCATCTGCCATTTCATCATAATTTATATATGTTAAAAAAGTCATTTTAATATAGACCAAAATTATGCTTCATATTAATAAGCTAACAGAAAAAACAATAGCACTTTATGTTACTATGGTCACCTTTGGTGGACGAGTATAGGCTGGTTGTGGTGTTGGTGTTGATGCAATTGGTGTAGTTGGGTCTACAGGCACCTTTGATTGCTCTTTCGGCTCTCCCTGAATAATTTAATAAGTAATTAGCAACTAATCAATCTTAAATCATAAACATGTTACATATACATAAGCAAATACTACAGGTTATAATATGTTTGAAAAAAACATAATTACCTCAGCCATAGATCGAACTTTGAGGCAAACATTCCTCCTGAGGCTTGGAATGTAGACAGAAGGGATGTTGGTAAACTGATTAACTCTAGACCTGCTAGAAATGTTGGTCATAGAACTTGACATGATAGATTGACAAGATGAAACAGCCATTGATAATAAATAGTTCCTTAATGTTGCAATGCAAAACTCAAGAACAAAGAGATAGAACAAAGTCTTTACTAAGGATAAGAATGGCTTTGTAAACTCTAACACCTTAGATGGTAAAGGTTTGGTAATTGTAGAAATGAAGAAGGTTGTTTATATAGAATAGAATGGAAAGCATATTGTGAGGGATATATAAGTTCCACGTAGTGTGTAAAAAGATCCTGAAAGGTAATTCATTCACGTGGCTTCATTTGTCCACACATGCTAAAAGCAACAGACGTGGCTCTAGTTACAACCACAAAGTGATGCACTCGGAATTTGAGGTTAAAAGAGGGGGTTGTAAACTTGGAACTTTCAGGACCTCAATTGTTGCTTATACTGTTTTATTAGTAATACTTTGGCATAGTCTCGAGTATTCTATTGCTCTATACATTACATAATAAAACAACTGGTGGTTCTGAATGATGCTTAGCTAACCCAGAACCTAAAACTCTTTAATTTTAAGATTATTTTTTCTCTAGCTGATTCTTTCTTGCAACTATGATGACATGCATTTACTTTAAGTTTAAGATAATATATTTTGTTTAGGATTTAACCAGTCCTGCTTTAATTGTTTGTATTATTATTTATGATAGGAGGAAACCCTCCGCACACAGAGGAATAATTCAATAACATAATTTCTCTCAAATATTAAACGCAACGCCAATCAACAAAATACACCAAATATCATAACATAATTTTAGCGTGGAAACACCTCCGTTAATTAGGAGTAAAAAACTACAAGATCAGATCATTTAAATCTCCAATTTAATCAAACAATGAGTATAATACAGGAATAGAATGCTCAAAATTTGATCTCCACCGTTCAGAATTTACTCATGTGAGTGAAGGGCATTGTATCAAAATTTCAGGATGATCCAACGGTTAGATGGTGAGAAAATTCTAATCTCGTGGATCGTTCTGTGTTGAATTGGGGTTGCGGGAATTTCACTTTTATCtcaattttgtttttttgttgttgtttctCACCTTGTGAATTATTGAACTAAGTTTATTTGTTTTATAATAACAAAGGCTTACACACACATGCTACTAATCCACATTTATTTGGGCCACTCCAAATAGGAGGAATAACCCAACAAACTCCCACGATCGACTAGTTTGAGGGCAACACCAATCCGACTACCGTGCCATAAAACTCAAACTTCCCATAGGCAACACCTTCATCAACATATCCAAACAATTGTCATCGGTGTGAATCTTATAAAGCTCTATCAACTTGGAATCTAATGCATCACGAATCCAATAATAACGTACATCAATATGCTTCGACCTCGAGTGAAATAAGGAATTTTTCGATAAGTGAATGACACTTTGATCATCACAAAACAAGACATGTTTTTCTTATTTCACACCAAGTTCCATTGCAAATTTCCTCAACCATAACAACTTTTTTAACGCTTCCACAACGGCTATAAACTTGACTTCAGTATTAGAGAATGCAAACCTTTTTAACTTCGATTGACAAGCCACGACTCCTCCGTCAAAAGTCACCATATACCCCGAAGTAGATTTTTGATCATAAAAGCTTCCGGCTAGATTAGAATTCGTATACCCAACCAACATAGGCTTCTTGCATCCCAAGGTTAGCTTCAAAATTGACGAGCCACGCAAATATCTCATCACCCACTTCATGGCCTCTCAATGATCTTTTCTCAGATTTGAGAGATAACGATTCACCATTTCCACGACATGAGCAATATCGGGTCTTGTATAAACCATATCATACATCAAACTACCAACGGTCGACGAGTACAGAATGTTCTTCATACTCAACTTTTCTTCATCCATAGATGAACATAGCTTATGACTAAACTTGAAATGAGAAGCAAGTAGGCTGTTCACCGCTTTAGGCTTATCCATACTAAAACGCCGAAGGACTTTCTCCCCACACATTTCCTTTGACAAGTACAACTTCTTCTCATTTCGATCTCGAACAATTTCAATACCAAGAATTTTTCGAGCCTCTCCTAAATACTTCATAGCAAAAGATTCACTCAAAGTTTTCTTCAACTCTTTAATTCTTGAAATATCCTTTCCAACAATTAGcatgtcatccacataaagtAAGAGAATAATTAAGTCATCTTCGGAGAAAATCCGGAAAAACACACAATGATCGGTCTTGGTCATCTTGTACCCATGTTCAATCATCACCGAGTTGATCTTTTGATACCATTGACGAGGtgcttgtttcaaaccataaaACTCTTTACCAATTTGCAAACAtattcttcttttcttttcttttggaaTCCATCTGGTTGCTCTATGTAAATTTCTTCATGTAGATCACCATGAAGGAAAGTTGTTTTCACGTCCATTTGCTATACTTCCAAATAAAGACTAGCGGCTAGCCTAAGAACCACTCAAATAGATTGCATCTTCACAACATGAGAAAAAATATCGCCAAAATCAACACCTTTTTGTTGTTTAAAACATTTTACCACCAAGCGAACCTTGTATCTTTTTTCAGAAGTACACATATCTTGCTTTACTCAATAAACCCATATATTCTTCAATGCTCTCTTACCCTTTGGCAACTTCACTAACAAAGGTATTATTCTCACAAAGTGATTGCATGTCACCCTCCATGGTATTCATCCATTTTTGTTCTCATCCTCCTAAACTTCTTCAAAGCTTTTGGGTTCTCCACGGTAAGAAAAACATACTCGTTCGAGGGGTATCGAACGAAAGGCCTTTTATCACGACTAGACCACCTTAACTCATTAGAAGCAATCGGTTACTTAACACTTTCAACCTCTTGATCAACCTCATTTACAACAATGTCTTACGTAGAACCTACATCAACAATAGCATTAGAATTTAAAACATTATCAACATTCAAATCCATGTCTTGATTTTCAATTGGAACATCTTTGAAAGTGATAGGGGTAGGAGTAATAGTAGTTAAGTCCGTATCAACCATTTATTCATCTTCAAAAATCGGATCTTTATTCTCAACTTTGTCGATGTCCTCAATAGTATAATCCTCCATGAATACGACATCACAACTACGAATAATCTTTCGTTGAGCCGAATCAAATAATCGATACCCAACAAACACACATTCTTTGACTTCTAATCCAATTTCGATCTCTTATCcttcagaatatgcaataaacCATGCACCCTAACACCCGAAGATGGTCATAGGAAACATCTTTACCACTCCAAACATGATTTGGAATGTCAAACTTTAACATAACACATGTAGTAAGGTTTAAAAGATGTACAACCGTACTCAATCCTTCTCCCTAAAGTATTTCAACAACTTTGGTTAAGAAAGTAAACATCTCCCCCTTTCCACCAAAGTTATATTCATTATTTCAGCTAACTCATTCAATTGTGGTGTCTTTGGAGGATACTTTTGATGACGTATAGCTTGATCTTAACAATACTTGTTGAAAGGTCCAACATACTTTCCCCCGTTATCGGTTTAGATACACTTGAGATTTTTCCCCGTTTCTCTTTCAATTGATGCTTGAAATGACTTGAAGGTATTTAACACTTGATCTTTTGTCTTCAAAGTATAAGCCCATGTTTTCTGAGAATAATCATCAATGAAAGTCACAATGTAATATGCACCGCCAAGTGACAGTGTCTTCATCGAACCACACACATCGGAATGTACTAAATCAAACACTTCCAATTTCCTCTTTGGTTCATACGACATAAAGGAAACTCGCCTTTTCTTACCCACCAAGCAATGCGAACACTTTCTCAACTTTGCATCGGAAAGAAAATACAACACATTCTTCTTTGCCAAAATGCTCAAACATTTTTCACTCATATGACCTAAACACTTGTGTCATATTTCGGATGAGCTATCATTGTCAAAATTATTGATGTAGCACTTCGAAACCCCAAGTTGGACAATATACAAGTTTTAATTCCTTTTTTCCTTTAGCAACCACCATTGGGCCTTTCTTTGACTTCCATTGATTGGCCGAAAAAGAAttatcatatcattcattatccAACTTTCCAATGGATAAAAAATTAAATCGAAGTTTCAGAATGTGTTTCACGCCTTTGAGAACTAGAGTAGTCTCATTGTTAGTTTCGACACAAATATCTCATATTCCGATGACATTAGCTTTCCCATTATTTCCCATATAAACAACCCCAAAGTCACATGTCTTGTAAGTTGAAAAAAGATCATGTCTAGAGATTCCATGAGTAGAAGCAtcactgtcatacggtgaactggacttttttgtggttttaatcgcaatgtcgcggttagcaagagtcgccaccgacttttcttttatccaataaggaaaggtggaaaagaacaggaaagaccttaatttagattttgggttcgggaggtacattatacaaagggaaggtgttagcaccctttgtatccatggttatccatgggctcttaattgctcgatcacttatattatttttgtctgaaaaaaaatatttgtgaattgtttagaaaaattgttttgaaaagagaatttaactttgtaatgattcttgtatgaatgtatacaaagtgattatctcgtttagttttgaaaattgtttagaaaaatataactcggtaatgattctagtatgaatgtataccaagtggtgattttctaaaggcattttgaaaggtgtgaggtgcaaaaaaaaatgttttaagttgtgagccagcaattaagagttataccgacccaaggtctttacgggcatttcctatccttatgagggtaaaactgtccttattattgagaaacaagtagttttatcctttggatgtaaaagggtcatcgtagggtcatcgattggccattgaaggcaacagttatgaggataccttagcattcgaagggactatcatcatttaaccgtaggcaacatcggagggtcatcgagggacaaagttgtatattcgaaggcaacatccgagggactataatttattttatgatgatttaaccgaagggtctttgctaagggtatccccacgttcgcgggacatgaccgtaatatcgtaatcgtaaggcaacaaagagaggtccaagatcacttattcaaaggcaaagttttacaattaattatataattaggatgaaactccacattaaaattattaaaaataatatattaaaaaattaatacattagaaattaatacattaaaaaattaatttagggtgaaactccacaagggtatcccacaaataaagtggaatacctagccaataaccttttcctgggatatgtgaacctttacgaaactcaaaaaaagaaacatgttagaacaccaaatcagggtgcaatcgaagattacaccggagaaatatcacaacaataaataggataggatgaataatgcatggctatgataaaaacataaaaaaaaacagactagaagaatcaggtactgtctcgttcgcctctgcctcgcctagcgaaggccacggattttgaatttgaaaacaaccccatgttaggaactttgaattttatggcattttatcacaggaataacatggtcaaacattcagggtattcaggcatatttaaattcccatacgaaagcaaattatatatcaacatttaatcatgatgcattatatatgtagatatggccaattgaaagtataaacaatagagatacgcaaacctgtttgccaattcaaggttgaagggattgaccacttgtagtatcggaataagttaggcagcgggaattggacggcgatggcttcggtgcagacggcgatggcttcggtgcagatgggctgccttcagggtttctttactctgaattctccgggtaggcagggttcctatgccaaagtttctatccgtccttctctgttctctctctttctttttcctcaaggttttgttccaaggaaacctcagagtgttttgcttctcttccttctttctctagtgaatctcccagtgtaaactccaagtctaactccccctactgaaacttcagtatttatagactaatttcgtgggtaatgggcttggaatgagggagacccaagtccaaaataatttgttatattttatttatttatttattttaattatttaattaattaattaaaaaaaaaatttctctttttttttctttttttcttttttttcttttttcgtttttttttttcgtttttttttttttttttttttttttttttaggaaaaatgatgagtaatttttggggtatgacaatcaCTATCAACCACTAGGGATGGAAATTTGACTCATCCCCAATGGGCACCCGCTAACTTACCCACAACGGGTAGGGTAAAAACCCGCAAAAATGGATATGGGAATGGGCTCAGGTAATTACCCACAAAAATAAGCGGGTATGAGTGTGGGTATGAGCACCTTGGTACCCACCCCACCCCATACCCGCATActatatatttatgtattttaattttaatttatattattatataaaattTATGTCTATCAATTATAAGACGTATATAAATGTTAAACCATTATGTATTTAATACAATTGTTCATTTATTTCAAcaataaattatttaaaaactttttaatgtttttaaaaaattaaaattaaatgatattttataattgatctatttatttttaataagAATGCGGGTCACGGGTACGGGTATGGGTACTTACATACCCATAGGGCACGGGTATGGGTGCTTACATACCCATAGAGCACGAGTATGGGTGCTAACTTTTGCACTCAAGCGGGTATGGACTCGGGCACGAGGATTTTTACAAATCACGTGTATGGGGATGGGTAATATAGTATCCTACCCAAACACTGCTAATTGTCATCCCCATCAACCACCATATCCATCTCATCACATGATAGATTGTCATTCTCTATACAACTATCACAAACAACAAAGAAATCATCAACACTAGCAACATCTTCATTATTGTTACCTTCTTTTTTGTCGTTGTTGTAGTTCTTCTTCTTGTTTTCTCTTTTCAACTTTCAACAATACCTTTTTATATATCCCTTTTTCCCGCATGATAACACTAAATATTAGAGAATTTGTTATAGCCTTCTTGTGACTTACCACGTGATGCCCCACAATTACTTGAACCTCTACTTTATATCTCTCCCTCGATTCGGTAACCAACACCTCAGAATGTGAAGAAGAACCTTCTAACTTACGCCTCAACTCCTTATTCAACACACTACTTTTAGCCAAGTCCATCAAGATGATACCATTCGAAGAGGAGTTAGACAAGGATGTCCTAAAAGTCTCCCAAGAATTAAGCAAAGTACCAAGAAGTCACAAACCTTGACTTTCCTCATCAAAAGTAAGATTCATCACCAGAAATTGATTTAGAATTCTTTGGAAAGTGTTCAGGTGATCGATCATTGGTGAACTATAACTATACCTCAATCACATCAATTGCTTGAACAAGGTCTATTCAAGATAACAAACTTTTAAATCAAAACTCTTGAATGATCATAAACCTTATCATATGAGAGAAAAGGTATAAAATAAGAAGAAACCTATCAGAGCTAACCATAAAGGACCCATAAGATTATGGGTACCTAAATCACAAATTTTCTTTGCTCCAAATTTGCTTCAAGGGAGAAGCAAAGCATCAGTCATGGTACCTAGATAGTGATCGTTCATTGTTATACCCCAAAATTCACTATATCccatacaactttcatctgatccatggccCTATTACACATACATGCATTTATTGTTCCATCACCATAATTGCATAAACATTCATACGCAAAGACATATTACACggactcaaggcatggtgttcACATCTAAAAAATTGAGGTTTTTTCAGATAAAGCTTCAAGAGAAAAATGTgcaaaaaaaaaaggaaaaggtcACTTTTTGGTCTGTGTAATCGGTTAACCAAATCATGCTAACCAATTACACAGATGGTACACAGGTTCCTCAGGCCACTTTTGGCTTGTGTAATCGGTTAGCCAGATTATGCTAACTGATTAGACCTACGCGGACAGCAGCAGTATTTAATTTTTTTACACAAAGTGATTCCTTTTTCACTCACATACCCACTTGTTTTTCCTATAAATAGGACAATATTTCCCCCTCATTTAGACCATGCTTACAGCCCCAAAAGTTATGTCCAAACATCAATCAAACTCTCTTCCTTAAACCTAagtcaaaacaaaaaaaaatcatcacCTCTCAAAATCACCTCCCATCAACTTTTTTCCTACTTCACTTTTTTTTCCTCAAAACCTTTCATTCTCTAACACTCACAACTCAGTCTCTTCACTAACTATCCACCTTAGGCACTTCCATACCAAACCTCTTGCTTCACATTCAAGCTCAACATCACAACAACCTAGTTTGTTTCACATTTTTGGTAATGATTGTAGCTTAAACTTTTTTAACATTTTCTGGTTCTATTTTTTGTGTTGGAATAATTGGTTTTTCTTGGGTTGTTTTTTGAGAGATTTTAAATCCAAGTTTGTAAAAAATGATTAAGTTTGATTTACACACCTTTTCTTGGGATTTTTGCTCTTACTACCTTTTTTATTCACCATTTTTAGTCAAACTTTGTTATTGTTGTCATTTTCTTTCTATTATTGACTTATTTCTATTTTTGTTTAGTTCATGAAATCTATTAGGTCATGactatggttgtttagagttgataaaatcatcaatgtttcaaacctattaatgattgatcaatggatcattcatgatactttgaggcattgatatgttacctctatttcaaccatactgtttactgtggaaattggtaaacaatcgttggtcctccctaagccttaaaactaagggttacttccaggatcgaccagttgatcctaagacatgtgctaatGTAACAGGGTAACTCGTTCAATTCGACAGACTattaactttgtgagaaacgGCTTCTGACAAAATATTGAACAAGCAAAGGTTTTTCCATACAAAATGATGATACTATAgactatgggtgactcgtgaccgacaacactataacattcaaaagacatacacaatgaacacgcttttggtgaattctattatcgtaatagaattagtgtcgacAGCATAGACGACAACATAAAAGGATAATTAAAACGTAAAcgaaattaaaataaagtgttcaacgggaacaattgaaaaataaggaagttgcattgaagtaaatgtggtgattcacgtacatagcactcttgAAAACTCTTGCCtcctcgcgctgggaatgtgAAGTTTTTTATGAGTGATTTTGGCACAAAGTGAACACCCGGAGTCCTCTGTGGGATCCCTTATTTAtaatgaactaaagaaactgccTACAAGCAAAACTACTCAAAAACTAACTGTCTGTAGACAGACGTCGTGCTACACGATCTTAAAACTGCTACATATCTTTGGCGCTTGTTCTCCTTGTAACTGCTAAtcattttgaatttcaaacttaTCCCGCTCAGGTTTTTATGTCGACACCATCCCCTATGTGCTTGGTACAATCAAAAATTTCTTAAGTCCCAATCTCTGGTTCAGTCGACATAATGGATTTCGACCAAACTTGCTTCTTCCGTCGATTTCA is a window of Lathyrus oleraceus cultivar Zhongwan6 chromosome 6, CAAS_Psat_ZW6_1.0, whole genome shotgun sequence DNA encoding:
- the LOC127098409 gene encoding early light-induced protein, chloroplastic-like, with the protein product MAVSSCQSIMSSSMTNISSRSRVNQFTNIPSVYIPSLRRNVCLKVRSMAEGEPKEQSKVPVDPTTPIASTPTPQPAYTRPPKMSTKFSDLMAFSGPAPERINGRLAMIGFVAAMGVEIAKGQGLSEQLSGGGVAWFLGTSVLLSLASLIPFSQGVSVESKSKSIMSSDAELWNGRIAMLGLVALAFTEFVKGTSLV